A window from Theropithecus gelada isolate Dixy chromosome 1, Tgel_1.0, whole genome shotgun sequence encodes these proteins:
- the COL8A2 gene encoding collagen alpha-2(VIII) chain isoform X2 produces MPLPLLPMDLKGEPGPPGKPGPRGPPGPPGFPGKPGTGKPGLHGQPGPAGPPGFSRMGKAGPPGLPGKVGPPGQPGLRGEPGIRGDQGLRGPPGPPGLPGPSGITIPGKPGAQGVPGPPGFQGEPGPQGEPGPPGDRGLKGDHGVGQPGLPGAPGQGGAPGPPGLPGAAGLGKPGLDGLPGAPGDKGESGPPGVPGPRGEPGAVGPKGPPGVDGVGVPGAAGLPGPQGPSGAKGEPGTRGPPGLIGPTGYGMPGLPGPKGDRGPAGVPGLLGDRGEPGEDGEPGEQGPQGLGGPPGLPGSAGLPGRRGPPGPKGEAGPGGPPGVPGIRGDQGPSGLAGKPGLPGERGLPGAHGPPGPTGPKGEPGFTGRPGGPGVAGALGQKGDLGLPGQPGLRGPSGIPGLQGPAGPIGPQGLPGLKGEPGLPGPPGEGKAGEPGTAGPTGPPGLPGSPGITGPPGPPGPPGPPGAPGAFDETGIAGLHLPNGGVEGAVLGKGGKPQFGLGELSAHATPAFTAVLTSPFPASGMPVKFDRTLYNGHSGYNPATGIFTCPVGGVYYFAYHVHVKGTNVWVALYKNNVPATYTYDEYKKGYLDQASGGAVLQLRPNDQVWVQMPSDQANGLYSTEYIHSSFSGFLLCPT; encoded by the coding sequence atgccTCTACCGCTGCTGCCAATGGACCTGAAGGGAGAGCCTGGCCCCCCCGGGAAGCCTGGGCCTCGGGGTCCCCCTGGTCCCCCTGGCTTCCCAGGAAAACCAGGCACGGGAAAGCCAGGACTCCATGGGCAGCCTGGCCCTGCTGGCCCCCCTGGCTTCTCCCGGATGGGCAAGGCTGGTCCCCCAGGGCTCCCTGGCAAGGTCGGACCACCAGGGCAGCCGGGGCTTCGGGGGGAGCCAGGAATACGAGGGGACCAGGGCCTCCGGGGGCCCCCAGGACCCCCTGGCCTCCCGGGCCCCTCAGGCATTACTATCCCTGGAAAACCAGGTGCCCAGGGGGTGCCAGGGCCCCCAGGATTCCAGGGGGAGCCAGGGCCCCAGGGGGAGCCTGGGCCCCCAGGTGATCGAGGCCTCAAGGGGGATCATGGAGTGGGCCAGCCCGGGCTGCCTGGGGCCCCAGGGCAGGGGGGTGCCCCTGGCCCCCCGGGCCTCCCTGGTGCAGCTGGCCTAGGCAAACCCGGTTTGGATGGGCTTCCTGGGGCCCCAGGAGACAAGGGTGAGTCTGGGCCTCCTGGAGTTCCAGGCCCCAGGGGGGAGCCAGGGGCTGTGGGCCCAAAAGGACCCCCTGGAGTAGATGGTGTGGGGGTCCCAGGGGCAGCAGGGTTGCCAGGGCCACAGGGCCCATCAGGGGCCAAAGGGGAACCAGGGACCCGGGGCCCCCCTGGGCTGATAGGCCCCACTGGCTATGGGATGCCAGGACTGCCAGGCCCCAAGGGGGACAGGGGCCCAGCTGGGGTCCCAGGGCTCTTGGGGGACAGGGGTGAGCCAGGGGAGGATGGGGAGCCAGGGGAGCAGGGCCCACAGGGTCTTGGGGGTCcccctggacttcctgggtctgCAGGGCTTCCTGGCAGACGTGGCCCCCCTGGGCCTAAGGGTGAGGCAGGGCCTGGAGGACCCCCAGGAGTGCCTGGCATTCGAGGTGACCAGGGGCCTAGTGGCCTGGCTGGGAAACCAGGGCTCCCAGGTGAGAGGGGACTTCCTGGGGCCCATGGACCCCCTGGACCAACTGGGCCCAAGGGTGAGCCGGGTTTCACAGGCCGCCCTGGAGGACCAGGGGTGGCAGGAGCCCTGGGGCAGAAAGGTGACTTGGGGCTCCCTGGGCAGCCTGGCCTGAGGGGTCCCTCAGGAATCCCAGGACTCCAGGGTCCAGCTGGCCCTATTGGGCCTCAAGGTCTGCCAGGCCTGAAGGGTGAACCAGGCCTGCCAGGGCCCCCTGGAGAGGGGAAAGCAGGGGAACCTGGCACGGCTGGGCCCACGGGGCCCCCAGGGCTCCCTGGCTCCCCTGGAATCACaggccctcctgggcctcccggGCCTCCGGGACCCCCTGGTGCCCCTGGGGCCTTCGATGAGACTGGCATTGCAGGCTTGCACCTGCCCAATGGCGGTGTGGAGGGCGCCGTGCTGGGCAAGGGGGGCAAGCCACAATTTGGGCTGGGCGAGCTGTCTGCCCATGCCACACCGGCCTTCACTGCAGTGCTCACCTCGCCCTTCCCCGCCTCGGGCATGCCTGTGAAATTTGACCGGACTCTCTACAATGGCCACAGCGGCTACAACCCAGCCACTGGCATCTTCACCTGCCCTGTGGGCGGCGTCTACTACTTTGCTTACCATGTGCACGTCAAGGGCACCAACGTGTGGGTGGCCCTGTACAAGAACAACGTGCCGGCCACCTATACCTACGATGAATACAAGAAGGGCTACCTGGACCAGGCATCTGGCGGGGCCGTGCTCCAGCTGCGGCCCAACGACCAGGTCTGGGTGCAGATGCCGTCGGACCAGGCCAACGGCCTCTACTCCACAGAGTACATCCACTCCTCCTTTTCAGGATTCTTGCTCTGCCCCACATAA
- the COL8A2 gene encoding collagen alpha-2(VIII) chain isoform X1 translates to MRGTLTPLSSLLLLLLVLGCGPRTSSGGGAGGAAGYAPVKYIQPMQKGPVGPPFREGKGQYLEMPLPLLPMDLKGEPGPPGKPGPRGPPGPPGFPGKPGTGKPGLHGQPGPAGPPGFSRMGKAGPPGLPGKVGPPGQPGLRGEPGIRGDQGLRGPPGPPGLPGPSGITIPGKPGAQGVPGPPGFQGEPGPQGEPGPPGDRGLKGDHGVGQPGLPGAPGQGGAPGPPGLPGAAGLGKPGLDGLPGAPGDKGESGPPGVPGPRGEPGAVGPKGPPGVDGVGVPGAAGLPGPQGPSGAKGEPGTRGPPGLIGPTGYGMPGLPGPKGDRGPAGVPGLLGDRGEPGEDGEPGEQGPQGLGGPPGLPGSAGLPGRRGPPGPKGEAGPGGPPGVPGIRGDQGPSGLAGKPGLPGERGLPGAHGPPGPTGPKGEPGFTGRPGGPGVAGALGQKGDLGLPGQPGLRGPSGIPGLQGPAGPIGPQGLPGLKGEPGLPGPPGEGKAGEPGTAGPTGPPGLPGSPGITGPPGPPGPPGPPGAPGAFDETGIAGLHLPNGGVEGAVLGKGGKPQFGLGELSAHATPAFTAVLTSPFPASGMPVKFDRTLYNGHSGYNPATGIFTCPVGGVYYFAYHVHVKGTNVWVALYKNNVPATYTYDEYKKGYLDQASGGAVLQLRPNDQVWVQMPSDQANGLYSTEYIHSSFSGFLLCPT, encoded by the exons ATGCGGGGGACTCTGACACCCCTGTCttcgctgctgctgctgctactggtGCTGGGGTGTGGGCCGCGGACGTCCTCTGGTGGCGGGGCCGGCGGGGCAGCAGGCTATGCCCCGGTGAAGTACATCCAGCCCATGCAGAAAGGACCTGTGGGACCGCCCTTCCGTGAGGGCAAAGGCCAGTACCTGG aaatgccTCTACCGCTGCTGCCAATGGACCTGAAGGGAGAGCCTGGCCCCCCCGGGAAGCCTGGGCCTCGGGGTCCCCCTGGTCCCCCTGGCTTCCCAGGAAAACCAGGCACGGGAAAGCCAGGACTCCATGGGCAGCCTGGCCCTGCTGGCCCCCCTGGCTTCTCCCGGATGGGCAAGGCTGGTCCCCCAGGGCTCCCTGGCAAGGTCGGACCACCAGGGCAGCCGGGGCTTCGGGGGGAGCCAGGAATACGAGGGGACCAGGGCCTCCGGGGGCCCCCAGGACCCCCTGGCCTCCCGGGCCCCTCAGGCATTACTATCCCTGGAAAACCAGGTGCCCAGGGGGTGCCAGGGCCCCCAGGATTCCAGGGGGAGCCAGGGCCCCAGGGGGAGCCTGGGCCCCCAGGTGATCGAGGCCTCAAGGGGGATCATGGAGTGGGCCAGCCCGGGCTGCCTGGGGCCCCAGGGCAGGGGGGTGCCCCTGGCCCCCCGGGCCTCCCTGGTGCAGCTGGCCTAGGCAAACCCGGTTTGGATGGGCTTCCTGGGGCCCCAGGAGACAAGGGTGAGTCTGGGCCTCCTGGAGTTCCAGGCCCCAGGGGGGAGCCAGGGGCTGTGGGCCCAAAAGGACCCCCTGGAGTAGATGGTGTGGGGGTCCCAGGGGCAGCAGGGTTGCCAGGGCCACAGGGCCCATCAGGGGCCAAAGGGGAACCAGGGACCCGGGGCCCCCCTGGGCTGATAGGCCCCACTGGCTATGGGATGCCAGGACTGCCAGGCCCCAAGGGGGACAGGGGCCCAGCTGGGGTCCCAGGGCTCTTGGGGGACAGGGGTGAGCCAGGGGAGGATGGGGAGCCAGGGGAGCAGGGCCCACAGGGTCTTGGGGGTCcccctggacttcctgggtctgCAGGGCTTCCTGGCAGACGTGGCCCCCCTGGGCCTAAGGGTGAGGCAGGGCCTGGAGGACCCCCAGGAGTGCCTGGCATTCGAGGTGACCAGGGGCCTAGTGGCCTGGCTGGGAAACCAGGGCTCCCAGGTGAGAGGGGACTTCCTGGGGCCCATGGACCCCCTGGACCAACTGGGCCCAAGGGTGAGCCGGGTTTCACAGGCCGCCCTGGAGGACCAGGGGTGGCAGGAGCCCTGGGGCAGAAAGGTGACTTGGGGCTCCCTGGGCAGCCTGGCCTGAGGGGTCCCTCAGGAATCCCAGGACTCCAGGGTCCAGCTGGCCCTATTGGGCCTCAAGGTCTGCCAGGCCTGAAGGGTGAACCAGGCCTGCCAGGGCCCCCTGGAGAGGGGAAAGCAGGGGAACCTGGCACGGCTGGGCCCACGGGGCCCCCAGGGCTCCCTGGCTCCCCTGGAATCACaggccctcctgggcctcccggGCCTCCGGGACCCCCTGGTGCCCCTGGGGCCTTCGATGAGACTGGCATTGCAGGCTTGCACCTGCCCAATGGCGGTGTGGAGGGCGCCGTGCTGGGCAAGGGGGGCAAGCCACAATTTGGGCTGGGCGAGCTGTCTGCCCATGCCACACCGGCCTTCACTGCAGTGCTCACCTCGCCCTTCCCCGCCTCGGGCATGCCTGTGAAATTTGACCGGACTCTCTACAATGGCCACAGCGGCTACAACCCAGCCACTGGCATCTTCACCTGCCCTGTGGGCGGCGTCTACTACTTTGCTTACCATGTGCACGTCAAGGGCACCAACGTGTGGGTGGCCCTGTACAAGAACAACGTGCCGGCCACCTATACCTACGATGAATACAAGAAGGGCTACCTGGACCAGGCATCTGGCGGGGCCGTGCTCCAGCTGCGGCCCAACGACCAGGTCTGGGTGCAGATGCCGTCGGACCAGGCCAACGGCCTCTACTCCACAGAGTACATCCACTCCTCCTTTTCAGGATTCTTGCTCTGCCCCACATAA